Below is a genomic region from Enoplosus armatus isolate fEnoArm2 chromosome 10, fEnoArm2.hap1, whole genome shotgun sequence.
TGCAGATTCACCTCATTAAGATGTGGATATTTCCCTAAATATTATGATAGCAAGTTAACTTCTTaacatacaataacaatatctaattaaaacaacatataCTGTGTGATGCCCAGACAAATGTTGCATATTTAATTTGTGTCCTGATTTGCATAtttgtgtatatgcatgttttCTTCACCCTTTATTTTCTGTGCTATTTCTCCAAACATTGGCAGGATGTGGCTTCATCGTAGGTGGGTCTGTTGTGGGGGATTTGAGTCGACCATCTGGGATCTGTGGTGAAAACTTCACAAAGAAATTGTTTTACCAAACTACTGTACTAAAACTCCCTCCCAATTCCCACTACACATTAGTACTACATTTTATTgtagattgtaaagcccccatgaggcaaattgtgatttgtgatattgctgataaaactgaaagaaaggACACACTGGAGGAAGAATGtgattttagatttttcataacccttttatatgtttatgttcCCATCAGAATTTTGGTCAATTGAGGTTTTCAATCAAGGATGgtatgaaaaaatgtaaaaaagcaaAGACTACAAACTAATTATTCTTGACTTATGAATGTGGAACTTTCCACGAAGGCACAGACGTTTTACTAAAATAATCTGTTAAAGAGTTTCCAGTATTATAACCTAAAACCAGGACGCCTGTTTCTAAGTAGAGATATCTCTCTCCAGAAGTGGGCTGTGTAGAGACATTTATGAAATAAGTGGACATGTTCTTCCTCATTGTTGCAAATCGAGCAATTTGAGGAAATGCTATTTAAATGTGTTGCAAGGATGATATTTGTGTATTATTCCAAGATGTAGTCCTTTAATTTCATTTggtaataaaaatgtatgccAATCACAACAGTAATAGCAAATCAATACTATATTATCATGCAGTTTGTTAGATTTATTTCTTAAGTCCACGCCTCTTcggtctctgattggctgttcaTCCCACCTGAGGGACGATGGACTAGTTCCGGGATTCCGACGTCGGCCTAGCAAGCGAGCTAAGTAGTTTGCTAGCGGCTAACTCAAGGAGGACCGTAACGACCAACACCCTACAGGCAAGACAGCGCGCATGTTCAATATTAGGTATGTCCTGCTTGTTTTACCTTCTGTTCGTGGTTACCGTTCAGCTGAACGAAGCTACAGTTATCTTGTCAGCCGTTAATGAAAGCGACTCCGCGAGTGTAAAGCTTACATGCTAGCCaggtaatgttagctaactcTTTTAGCTGTGGTAAAGGGCTGAGCAGTGTCGCAAAAAACTTTCGAGGCTAGGTAAGAGCTAACTGATTACTAAGTATGGATTGCGTTTGAATATCTTTTTATTACCTTGAGCATTGTTACATCGAATTAAAACATCGCAGCGTCTATTAGTTAGTTTAAAAAAGTGTATCTTAATGAGGTTCACTGTGGTAGTTGTCTTGACTGAATCCTAGCACTGCCCTGGCCTGTTGTTTCACGCTTGGTCTATTTCAACGTATGATTCTGAGATGAAGTGATAGTCAATTGAATGGTGGGGACTTTAAAAAGACATCAGTCAGCAACTGCCGGCGTGTCACTATTGCTCGGAAAATTGATTAAATTTGCTCGAGTGGCCACTTATCGGCGTAGTTAGCTCGCTAACTGCTGATTGTAGCGGTGACATGACAGGCAAGGCTCGACACGGAGATTTTGGGATTAACATCCATTATAGTCGAGCAGGATTTGTTGGGCAGATGAGATGATTAACAACAGGCACAGAGACACTCCTCGGCCACAGCTCTGTATTTGTTAGTACTGATGATTGTTGAGAAGAGGGGTGTGTCCAAACTATCAGATTACACTGTTACTCCGTATCCGTTTTCAGTGTGTTGACACCGCACGGACTAGTTTTTCATCTGGAGATGAGTCTCACATtagtctgatgtgtgtgtgtgtgtgtgtgtcaaaggcGTCCACCCTTGTCACAGATCGTTGTCTCCAGTGTGTTTTGAATTTCCAGTAGTGGGAGGTGTTTCATTTGACCCCCTCGGGGCATTAAGGTGTCTGTTTAACAACAGCAGGCTGTCGAACAACTCTGTTTATGAGTAACGGTGCGAAATGCGCACGCACACGGCGTAACGCAAGCTTTTTAGGACAGTATGAAGTTGGTTAGTCAGCCCTGATTGTTGTGAAATCTCTGCTCCTCTCAGAGTCTGCCCTGCAATCTAACAAGGAAATTAACCTTTGGCAGTGAAGTTTGAACCTGCAAAATACAACATGGACATTTTAATTCGTGGTATTATTGTAGGTACTTGTGTTCTCCTTTCTGTTATTATATTTAGGGCCACAACTATTTACGTTACTGATTTAATCTGCCCTGTATTTTTTCGACGaattgtttggtctatgaaatatcaggaaatggtgaaaaatgaaatgccaatcacagtttcctaaagcccaaagtgacgttttcaaattGCCTTTATTATCCACCCAACATAACAGGAAACTAgggaatatttggcatttttactttattgatttattaattgattatcaaaatagctgccaaATAATCTAATCAAGTACTTGTTTCAGCTTTTCTACTTAGGTTTTGCCCACTGACAGTGTcatttgttttgggtttttttttacagggacATCCAGCAGCTTACCCACAGGGCTAGTGGATGAAAGAAGACAGGGggacaaagagggaaaagaaggacTAAAATGCATCAGACTACATAACACCACCGCTGCACATGGCTTTATTTAAGAGATGCAAAATGGGAAAGGAGGTCTATCTGCAGAGAATTTGGAGGTGGGAGAGGTCTCTACACCCAGACCCGGCCAAGTGCTGTGACACCTCGGTGACATTCACGGGGCTTCTTTTTGGAATGAGTTGATTTTGTACCCATATTGACACAAAGACTGAAGGCAGGGGTCTCAAAGATCCAGGGGACTCTGCTTTGCTGTTTTAGCTATTTTACTTGTAAAGGCAAGGCTAGACTtcatttttgaaacattttttaacagttttttttaaagctggaCTTTTGTTTGGTGTTAAGCAGCTTCCTGCAACTGGTTTAAAAGTGAATTTGTTAGTTTAGTTGTTTTCCCCTGCTGACTTAGTTTGAAGTGCGGTGACTGTCCCTCCTGCCGCCATCCTCGGTTTCTTCCACCCACCCAGTGCCTAAATACACCCTCTTGGGACAATCACAGAAGTCATCAGCAGCTGCTGCGCTCAATCCTCTGCCTGTTCTCCTCTATGTGCTTCTGCTCTCGGCCTGCTGGCTATCCACCCACTACCTCTTTAATTTtctggtctttttctttttatattcattttctctgagaGGAATAATCAGAACTCAAGCACAGTGACGAGCATTAATGTAAACACTGAGGTTCAGGAGTGCACAGAAACCTAGATTGCTCCAGTTTTAGTCGTGTTTGcgagtttctgtgtgttttgtgttaatgCACAGCAGCATTAAGGTTGCACTGGTGCCAGGGAGCAGTTTAAGattagatttatttatattgttgcACCAAAAACAGTTACATTAAAGCcatacaaaaatatttatgAATTACCTACACATATTTTTGTATCACATTGCCCTTGTATAGTTTTGCTTTTATAAGCTTCTATTAAGATTATTCATTATAAGATTAGGCTGTACACATGCAAGTAGAGTTGTATATTGCTTTATAAAAGAAACTTTTGAGTGATTGTTTTGGTGCCGggaaacatttcatttagtttctGGACACAGATTTCCTCATGTTTCCTTTCAGTTTCTGCTTTGCAtagtgttatttttcttttccagtctGTAGTCATGGCCTCTCCTCCCAAACAAACACCATATTTGCCATTTTGACCAGTAAAGCACCCTTTACAGTAGGTAGACAGTAGATATctacctctctctgtgttcctcccctctctctcttcttttctgatGCCGGGCTTCagtggtgggggggttgggggaggAGTAGGTGTCCCCGCTTCTGCTCCTTCCCGCCCATTTCGACCCAGCCGATATGTCCCGGTGTCTGCAGCCACCACCTTCCTTGTTGGATCCAccaccctcttcttctgcttcacGTAAGTATCTCTTTCTCCCACATAATGCAAACATGGTGCAAAGGGCCtacatgtgtatatacacacaatgtgtGACTAATAATGTTTGTACATACTGGTGTTTGCTCAGAGCATGTGTAAATATCCTTATGCATTATGTTTTATCTAAAGAcgtcttgttgtttttattgtttgttatttattaagaaAGTTTCCTGAGCAAACCTCTTTTCAGCAACACTTAAGTTCACACAGTTCCTCACAGTCACACCTGTGAGCTCCCCATACAATCACAGTCTTCTATTTCTGGCCTCTGAGCAGCTTCACTGGAGCTGTTTGGGGGTAAAATTGCCTTCCACAAAGGCTTATCAGCAGTTGTTGATGGAGCGTGGAGTGTTACTTGCTAatttttcccctctgtttctTGCCAGCAAGTGCAGGCATTCGAGCCTGCGTGTGTTGCTGTTTCCATCTTGAATAGACCAAGAAAATATGTCAGACTTTAAAAGACTAGTAGTTATGGCAATAATCGGtcaaactgtaaatgtgtttccattatttttcGTACTGTCCAGGTGCCCGTGGTTGTCAGAGTATTTTTCCCCTGTCATTCCCATCTACGTTGCcgtgatttttcttttcacccttGCAAACTTCTGCATGGCCACTTTCATGGACCCTGGAGTCTTCCCCAGAGGTAAACACCAGAAAGTTAGTTATCACACACTAATGATGCATATGCAATGCTTTTTAGTGCATGATACAATAACCATGATCCACTTAAAattgatttaaataatttagtGAATATAACACGATGCAGGGAGACCATATGATCAGATATTGTGATGTTAGTTCAGCctcggtgtgtgtgtctcttgtctttagcggaggaggatgaggataaAGAGGATGATTTCCGTGCTCCGCTCTATAAGACAGTGGAGATCAAAGGCATCCAGGTGCGCATGAAGTGGTGCTCAACCTGCCGCTTCTACCGCCCGCCACGCTGCTCTCACTGCTCAGTCTGCGACAACTGTgtggaggtacacacacactctcactcacaaaTGCACATAGTACAGTATCACATGCTTGCTGTATTGTGATTCCAAattagaaatacatttatttcacagtattacacaaatataaatgaaagttGTGATGGTGTGTGATTATCAATGctcatttttgaaaaaaaattttGATCagcaaatatatattattaaggtatatatttgaaaatgaatgtatcCAAGTCTTTACAGCACTAAGTCTGAACATGCTAATTACATGAGTTTCCATTACATAtacctgtggtgtgtgtgtattgtgtctTTTAGTTTTGATACCAAGCCCTAATTTCACAGTGAGCTTTTATAAACTCCTGCGTGACTTGACTGCTCAACCTAGATCTATTCTTAGTTTtccatgtgtgagtgtgggagGTACAAATTGATTTTGGtgtgttgtagtttttttcttgtcatcattattttcctctctgtcataTCTTATCATACTGGTGCTTGTTCTTTGTCCCTGTGCTCTCTTAGGATTTTGACCACCACTGTCCTTGGGTGAACAACTGCATTGGTCGGAGGAATTATCgccatttcttcctcttcctgctatCACTTACCACCCACATCATGAACGTATTTGGCTTTGGCTTGGTTTATGTCCTGCACCACCGCCAGCAGCTGGACACGCCACATGCTGCTGTTACGTATCCTTCACTTGGCTCACTGCATACATAAAGCTGCAGAACAAATTATGGGactttcttttcacatttttttgccTTGTGATTTTTAgccttgtatttatttatttttttccttttttccctggATTTGTTGTAACCTTCTTGACCCTCTCCTCCCAGTATGGCTGTAATGTGTGTGGCTGGTCTGTTTTTTGTCCCAGTCGCTGGCCTGACTGGTTTCCACATAGTGTTGGTGGCCCGCGGTAGGACCACAAATGAACAGGTACATACAAGAGCTGGCTGTGTGCATCGCGTTGACagacagatttttcttttctgtatttttaccATTGAAATTGGTGTCCATGTGAGCCGGaacatttttctctcctcctctctctcactgtagGTGACAGGAAAGTTTCGGGGAGGCGTTAACCCTTTCACCAACGGCTGTTTTAGGAATATTTCACATGTGCTGTGCAGCTCCCAGGCCCCCAGGTCAGCCTTCCTTTCTCCTCAGCACTCATCTGTTTACTGCCCTCCTTTAACACTTTGCTCCACAATTATTCTTTTTCCACTGCCTCTTTCTTtccactgctctctctccccttccacCGTTCCACCCTCCTCTTTTATTGTTCTCACTTGTCTGTTTAGTTGATGGAATATATGAGTACAAGCCTTCAGTGTGACCGGCTTCTGGTGTTAGATTATGTTTGTCAATAGAGCAACATACTGCTAAGCCTGTTGTGTAATGCTTGTATCATTTTAATTAGGAgtgaaatgtatgtgtatgtccTTCCCACAGATACATGGGCCGGTGGCGGAGCCCTCAGGCACTGGAAGTGCAGCCTCCATTTCTTAGACCGCCTCTCACTGAGGCCCAGCTAGAAGCCAAGGTCCTGGACAATGGCATCCAGAACGACCGACACAGTACCAGGGTGAGTGATACTGAatccaacaaacaacaacaataacaagcaGTCTACATGTGGAAGTTTGGATGTAGGAACTCCGCAGACATTCTCAtgcattttcatgttatttatttattatttgtgtatactgtatgacTGTATACATTGTTGCTGTGggatgaaaatgtcatttttagaAATACAGACAATTGTTGCCCATCTTTGTatgaatttctgttttttgaatTGGTATCACGGGTCCTCTGGTGAACAAATGTAATGAAGAACAACAAGAGCTGTGTTTGCAAAATACTAAAAATTAAGCtaattattttctattcatCTTTATTGTAAACTTTCTTTTTCATGGTAAGAAATAAGTACAATATTGTAAGTTGTAATTTCAAAAAACGTTATTGCACACCATAAACTCTTAGTGTCGGGTATGTAGGATCAAAAACGTGACTTGAAAAGAATCGAAGAACCACACAGTCCATCACTTGAACTCACttcataaacacaacatttcagtcCTCAGACTTTCATCAGGTAAAATTCATACAAACAAAGCcaaaaataagcaaataaagtgagttctttgttttttttttttttcatgtttaaatactGAAAGGTGAGGAGCAACACAGAAAATGCGACCAACTGTGAACAGGCAGCTGATGTAGTCTATAttggtgctgctgccatggatACTGGCATTGGTTGTAATTCTGCAAACTATACAGTTAATATagatgaaataacacattctgaACTCTGCtgttctgctcctcctctccatatttgaaaaacattgtCTTATGTCGCTACGTATTCAGCTATTTATCTTTCAGAAAAGCACACAAAGTCAGTTAACAGTTAAATCCTGCTGTCGTGTCTGAAGATTTAAATAATGTTCTTTGGAGATGTATGAAAGTGTGCCTGAGCAGGAGGAAACGTGGAGGGTGCTTCTGCCTGTGCAATCTGCACGTGACACAGcgttttttaatttatttatctgttttctttcacaacAAGGAACATTTAGTTTGACAAGGAACATTTAGTTCCTTGTCGTGCACTACACTTTTTGCCTGTGCTGTCAAGAAGCCAGCTTGAAGCATATTTGATAAACCTACTGGTCAGGTTGTGAGTCTTATATTAACGTGTCAGGTTGGGTCTGGAATTGATCTAGAGATAATTTCAGGTAACAGGTCGTTTCTGATGCTGAGCTTTGCAGATGTGTGGCGGTTTGCAAAACTGGGAACGTGCAAGACTCAGAACACAGtctaataatactgtatatctgcTTATAtgacttctctgtgtgtcttttccaGTCCAAGAGCAGTCTAGATCAGATGGAGAGCCAGTCAGCTGATGCagagcctccacctcctccaaaGCCAGAGCTTCGCTACCCAGGCCTGCCCCGTGCTGACACGGAGGgtgagacgcacacacacaaaaatacataagtGAACCTAGGTAGTTACAGGTATGTCACCTGACATCTGAGTGCAGCCCAGGTACTTCAAGTGTTTTACCTCTtgtgcaaacaaacagctgaatgtttgttttctgatgtcaCTTCTGGTTTCTTGCCACTCAGAGAGCAGCTTGTTGACTGAAGCTCCAACTACGCCATCAATGTACAAGTACCGACCAGCCTACAACAGCCCAGGAAGGAACCACACTGCCCTCACACACCCCAACAAGGTACATGTCaatttacacatgcacatatctCAAGGTGTTGGGTATAAACTATTCACATAACATGATGTAGCTACTGAATATTAAGAGTATTAAAGGAAGTTAACCACATGtcttcaatatattttttttaaatacacgtGACCTTGTTGATTATTACACAGTAAGCTTGTTTTAGCATAACACAATGGGATGTGTTAACCTTATTGCACAAAAAGAAGTGAAGAGAACAAACAATATCCCATAGATTACTGTAACAGCTGATATGCCCCGTCCCTTCTAATTTCCTTTGTGGTTAATACCATGCccctcttttttgtttttactttaaattgaTCATTCAGTGGCCATCGGTCGATCAGTAAGTCTCAGCTagtgtcatctgtgtgtgtgtgtgtgtctatcccTTTGGCTGTCTCTGTGTGGATCTATCCTTTTCCCCTGAAACTGCATTGACTGGAATGTGTagttcatgtactgtactgtatgtatttgtatttccaTTTATGTGTTGATACACACAGTCTTTGACATGCAGTGTCAGTGCTTGTTCAAGCCAGTCAATGTTTCCAGTCCAGTAGTGTGATGATGGTGTAGAGCACCGGTCAAGCATCCAATTTCTCCCCAtcactctttttatttttctgttagAATCTGTAGAAAAACTTTGTGCTATGTTATCTATTCCTGAGGTAGCAtggtgattttcatttttctctcccccttcatcttcatcacactGGTCCTCCCCCCTCTCTACCTTTggtctgtttctcctcctctctcctctcctcttctcagATGATCCGCGGGGAGAGTCTTgactctccatctccctccatcctccagtCCAGCCGCCAGCCGAGCTACCGCTCGGAGCCAAGCAGCCTGGACGGGGCCACAGTGGTGGGGGGAGGTGTAGGGGCGcgcagagggggaggggagaggggtgaGGGCCCCGGAGGCCCTGGCGGGACTGCTGGGGTGATGTCAGGGGGCATGTCGGGTTACTCCCTGACTGGGCGCTCCTACACCTCCTACCCATCCTCTCTGGTTCTATCCACTGGCGGCTCCCGCTCCTCCAGCATGCGCTCAGCGCACACGGCACATAACCCGCTGGCCACGCTCCACTCGGAAGGCACCACAGACACCAGCTACAAAAGCCTGGCCAATCAGACACCTCGGAATGGCAGCCTGTCCTATGACAGCCTGCTGACACCATCCGAGAGCCCAGAGTTTGAGTCAGCTGCCCACGAGCTGTCGCCACAGAAACCTCATGCTCTGTTTCCGTCAGCAATTATAACGGGCCAGCCTGAGGTGGTGTCACCCAGTACCCGGCTGCAGGGCTACACGTCGCCCTTCCTCTCAGCTCAGATTGCCcagcagagggaggggcagCTGTTCCAGGGCTCTGCCACTTTCTCCTCCCCCCACAGGGCCTACCTGCGTGCCGTCAGcccgccccctccctcctcttctggGCCTCCTGAGATCCAGCACCTGCTCCAGCATAACCAGGA
It encodes:
- the zdhhc5b gene encoding palmitoyltransferase ZDHHC5-B, whose product is MPGFSGGGVGGGVGVPASAPSRPFRPSRYVPVSAATTFLVGSTTLFFCFTCPWLSEYFSPVIPIYVAVIFLFTLANFCMATFMDPGVFPRAEEDEDKEDDFRAPLYKTVEIKGIQVRMKWCSTCRFYRPPRCSHCSVCDNCVEDFDHHCPWVNNCIGRRNYRHFFLFLLSLTTHIMNVFGFGLVYVLHHRQQLDTPHAAVTMAVMCVAGLFFVPVAGLTGFHIVLVARGRTTNEQVTGKFRGGVNPFTNGCFRNISHVLCSSQAPRYMGRWRSPQALEVQPPFLRPPLTEAQLEAKVLDNGIQNDRHSTRSKSSLDQMESQSADAEPPPPPKPELRYPGLPRADTEESSLLTEAPTTPSMYKYRPAYNSPGRNHTALTHPNKMIRGESLDSPSPSILQSSRQPSYRSEPSSLDGATVVGGGVGARRGGGERGEGPGGPGGTAGVMSGGMSGYSLTGRSYTSYPSSLVLSTGGSRSSSMRSAHTAHNPLATLHSEGTTDTSYKSLANQTPRNGSLSYDSLLTPSESPEFESAAHELSPQKPHALFPSAIITGQPEVVSPSTRLQGYTSPFLSAQIAQQREGQLFQGSATFSSPHRAYLRAVSPPPPSSSGPPEIQHLLQHNQDSSRASRNPSSSSSPGARSLEPPVSPPPRGLSLGKSQSYTGEAGPQHKPRPAGGGTVLGGGGAGGGQQAPQSTSRPVLANHTTSKPGGGVKKVTGVGGTTYEISV